ttcatctttaaaatttttttttttaaataataattttaaaaacttaaaattttgaaggtctccaaataattattgtaatataaaaatattttaatttaatatttagtgaATGTTATATATAATCTTTGCTAACTTTaagatttaaataatattgtaaaatagtaaatatttttcattttaatgcttaatcaacaatctcatattttttctacctaattttttaaattttattttgatcctACATAATGGTTTTTAATGCATCTGTTTctctaaatttaatataatatttatttattttaattttaaataagagattttgtagtttttatattaatgtatatttttatttggttacatttttgttttgttagggtttatttataaatttaaaatatatcccGCCAACATAAGTTCAGTagtaagtaaaaaaataaacaaacatcttAAATAGGTAttcattgaaattaaattttatttaaatttaaatttttatttaaattagaggattttattctaaaattatgttttaggCCAGTGAACCGCACTCGACCGTTGTGGCAATGCTCAATGAACCATTAACGGCTGCTACTGATGTGTCCTCAACAAAAATAGAGCCATCAATATCCATCGAGCAATTCTATGAGATAATCTTAGAGTGGCTTAAGAAAGACTTGAGGATTGTTCTTGCAAACAAGGTACTGCTTGCACTTTTGGGAGCCCCTGCATTGTCCATAATGACAAAAAGTGCAGCAAAAAGAGTGCCCAGGATCAACCATGTTGTGGAGAAGGTGCCTACTCCTGTCCTCATTCCTGCTTATGCTGctggcattgttcttcttcaagatGTCAGGTTGGGGTAGAAGATACAAATTAAGAGCAAGatattcatgttaattattGAAGTGCTAACTTTGGGTCAAATACTCACTCTACCTCTATATGATGACTATCATGACGTTGTGTGTGTGAATTCTGGTTCAACTTGAACTTAATCAgcagtaataataaaaaatctccTTGTAATTAAACTATCTGAACAAATAAAGTCAAAGGGTGTTTAAGATAGATAGCTTCTAGTTGTTGGTATTCCTGCAAGTGTGATTGCCAACTCATGTGCTCCGTAGTACATAAAGACCAGGGCACAATGTCACTCGTTTACAGAAAACTACCAAACTCCATTGCTAAtcattcaatataattttaaagcAAAGATACTAGTCTGTTATTCATTCATATTACCTGCAgatggtttattattattcttatttattattattattattattatttttataaaagtcgacaagataaagcaaagaaaaaatgGTGACCCTCGCTTTATTTTTTGTACTCATTGCTTTTCCTTTTAATAAATTCTGTGGTTTTTTCACTTTTTATCAGAAAAAAATGGAGTGCCAGGTCACTGCATTACGGTGGTTTAATTACTCTCATAAAGATAAATTTCTCATTATTCAACCATAGAGGGAGAACTAAAAATTTATccggttttttaaaaatttatattcacttgaaataaaacaattaaatagagttttttttaaatgaatactAACGAGAGGGTTCTAAACAAGGCAGGGAAATGCataacatttattattaaagagtactttttttaattcgctcatcctaattttaataatatctgatttatccttttttatatgaaaaatttatataatttttcaggATGTGGatcaacaacataaaaaaaaaaaaactaaataaaaactaaaaagaacaaaattttccgtcaatttaaaaaagaaatatacagtaaaacaaatatatacttCATATTAATTCTATCCCCCAAATCTCCTATTCATCCAATTTCTTCCGGAGTAGACATTTGGCAAGATATTATTAGTATATCCAAGATATtattagtaaataataaatatttgtaaaattgattGATGGTTGCtattttaattgattgatgGGGTGTTTTGATTTTTCCAATCTTATCGAATCTCATCCAACGGCCAGTATTAAAAAGTTAACAAACACAATCCACTTATCACCCACATAGCCAATAAACACTAGACAAATGGCATTTCAAGAGCGAGCACACCTACCCGATTGGGTTTCTCGAAGAGAGGCGCCGGGCTCTCTCCTCCATCCCTTCTCCACCTTCCTCccttttctatggtttttaaatttttagaagcCGTCACCTTCTTCTCGCCATCTTCGCCTCCGTGACCCTTTCTTCCACCTTCTCTCCTCTCTCTGCAGCCAATGATCTCGACCTTCACCGCAGTACAACTCCATCTCCGACGGCTCTGAGCTTTTTCTCCATCCCCCGGCTTTCCTCATACCATCCATGTCACCCTGCTTCTCAACTCCCGAAGTCTTCGACTCCCATCATACTCGGCCCGAGCTCGAAGCCGAGCTTTCCAACCATCGCACCATCGTCACGGCGGAGCGTATAAAGGAGCTAGCTTTCTGGTTGGAGAACTTCGGCGAAGGTTTTATTTGGGCGGTTGGGTCCGGCGAGGTGGTGGAGTGGATTCCGGAGGGGTTTGAGAAGAGAGTTCAAAGATTGGCATCCATTTAAATCCCCCCATGGGGTCTCGGTTCTCCAAGCTGAGAACTTGCTTTGTTAGGGGCTCTTACAATAATGTTACCGTGTCTTTGGAGACGCCCGGATGTTGGTGAGTTTTTATGAGTTGGTTTTGGGTGTTTTTTCGGTGTGTTGGAGCTTTGGTGATTGATGGTTGTGTT
This sequence is a window from Dioscorea cayenensis subsp. rotundata cultivar TDr96_F1 unplaced genomic scaffold, TDr96_F1_v2_PseudoChromosome.rev07_lg8_w22 25.fasta BLBR01000940.1, whole genome shotgun sequence. Protein-coding genes within it:
- the LOC120255311 gene encoding uncharacterized protein LOC120255311 isoform X2, which produces MGQVVGGLWDTVQGKGYVKRTCDKVFNELVDRGQLPLSKLHLATLMVYSAVNKQYLSPYKEPPTIQMVEKKIKQISLTPIKSPHADEPSTETKASLVASEPHSTVVAMLNEPLTAATDVSSTKIEPSISIEQFYEIILEWLKKDLRIVLANKVLLALLGAPALSIMTKSAAKRVPRINHVVEKVPTPVLIPAYAAGIVLLQDVRLG
- the LOC120255311 gene encoding uncharacterized protein LOC120255311 isoform X1; translated protein: MGQVVGGLWDTVQEIYLMSSGKGYVKRTCDKVFNELVDRGQLPLSKLHLATLMVYSAVNKQYLSPYKEPPTIQMVEKKIKQISLTPIKSPHADEPSTETKASLVASEPHSTVVAMLNEPLTAATDVSSTKIEPSISIEQFYEIILEWLKKDLRIVLANKVLLALLGAPALSIMTKSAAKRVPRINHVVEKVPTPVLIPAYAAGIVLLQDVRLG